A window of the Ardenticatenales bacterium genome harbors these coding sequences:
- a CDS encoding PLP-dependent aminotransferase family protein gives MTTPWKNRYAQRMHGMGSSVIRELLKLTEQPDIISFAGGLPAPELFPVTQFEEATARVLRAHGSKALQYSTTEGYLPLRQFIVDSMAQYGIEAAPENVLITSGSQQALDLIGKVLINPGDTVLTERPTYLGALQAWHAYQAEFVTVPIDDDGLRTDLLEEALCSGPKFMYILPNFQNPGGVTLSLERRQELIAMSDRYGIPIIEDDPYGSLRFEEEHLPPLVVLDAAKLNHRPGNNGNGRGYLRGNVIYLSTFSKTLAPGLRLGWVVAPTDVIKRCVMAKQGMDLHSSIFVQMVAHEVIKNGFLKEHVRLIRRVYRERRNIMLAALERYFPPEVSWTRPRGGLFLWVTLPASLDATKLLEQAIANKVAFVPGTAFYPDGSGHNTFRLNFSNAQPENIELGIKRLGEVIAAALAVEMPRELSFA, from the coding sequence ATGACGACCCCGTGGAAAAACCGCTATGCGCAGCGAATGCATGGCATGGGCAGTTCCGTCATCCGCGAACTGCTCAAACTAACCGAACAACCGGACATCATTTCGTTCGCCGGCGGCCTGCCCGCCCCCGAACTTTTCCCCGTAACCCAATTTGAGGAAGCCACGGCGCGCGTTTTGCGGGCGCACGGCAGCAAGGCGCTGCAATACAGCACCACCGAGGGGTATTTGCCCTTGCGCCAGTTTATTGTGGACTCAATGGCCCAATACGGCATCGAAGCCGCGCCGGAAAACGTGCTCATCACCAGCGGATCGCAACAGGCGCTGGACCTGATCGGCAAAGTCCTGATCAACCCCGGCGACACCGTCCTCACCGAGCGTCCCACCTACCTCGGCGCGCTGCAAGCGTGGCACGCCTACCAGGCGGAATTCGTGACCGTGCCCATTGATGACGATGGGCTGCGCACCGACCTGCTGGAAGAGGCGCTCTGCAGCGGCCCCAAATTCATGTACATCTTGCCCAACTTCCAGAATCCGGGCGGCGTCACCCTCTCGCTGGAACGACGACAAGAACTAATCGCCATGTCCGACCGGTATGGCATCCCCATCATCGAAGACGATCCCTACGGCTCGTTACGTTTTGAAGAGGAACATCTGCCACCGCTGGTCGTGCTGGACGCGGCCAAACTCAACCACCGCCCCGGCAACAACGGCAACGGGCGCGGCTATTTGCGCGGCAACGTCATCTACCTGAGTACGTTCTCCAAGACGCTGGCGCCCGGTCTACGCCTGGGATGGGTGGTGGCCCCGACGGACGTGATCAAGCGGTGCGTGATGGCCAAGCAGGGAATGGACCTGCACAGCAGCATTTTCGTGCAGATGGTGGCCCATGAAGTGATCAAAAATGGGTTCCTGAAGGAGCATGTGCGCCTGATTCGCCGCGTTTACCGCGAGCGACGGAACATTATGCTCGCGGCGCTGGAACGGTACTTCCCACCGGAGGTGAGCTGGACGCGGCCTCGCGGCGGCCTGTTCCTGTGGGTGACGCTGCCGGCATCTCTGGACGCGACCAAATTGCTGGAACAAGCCATCGCCAACAAGGTGGCCTTCGTGCCGGGCACGGCCTTCTACCCGGATGGCAGCGGTCATAACACATTCCGCCTGAATTTTTCCAATGCCCAGCCGGAAAACATTGAGTTGGGCATCAAGCGGTTGGGAGAAGTCATTGCCGCGGCGCTGGCCGTGGAAATGCCACGGGAACTGAGTTTTGCATGA